AACGCTGCGGTTCAAAAAAGCCGTGATTGCCACCGGAACCCGCCCACAAGTGCCGCCAATTCCGGGCTTGGCCGCAGCCGGCTTTGTCACCAACGAGACTCTTTTTAACTGGGTGCAGCGGCCCGATCGCCTGGCCATCTTGGGTGGCGGCCCGATCGGCTGCGAACTGGCCCAGGCCTTTGCCCGACTGGGAACCCACGTGACCCTGATTCAACGGCGATCGCGCCTATTGCCGCGCGAAAGTGCCGCCGCCGCTGCCATTGTGCAACGGGCCTTGGAGCGGGAGGGAATCACGGTGTTGACGGGGCAAACGGTGACCCAAGTGGATCGATCGCCCTTGGGTTGTGAAATTCAGATGGCCCAACATCCTGCGATTGCTGTGGATGAAATTCTGGTGGCCGCTGGTCGATCGCCCAATGTTGAAACCCTGAACCTGGAAGCGGCCCAAGTGGCCCTTGGCCCCCAAGGAATCGCCGTCAATGATTTTCTGCAAACCAGCAATCCTCGCATCTTTGCGGCGGGCGACGTGTGCCAGGGCGATCGATTCACCCATGCGGCCGATGCGGCGGCCCGTCTTGTTTTGCAAAATGCGCTATTCACGCCCTTTGGCCTGGGCAAGGGCCGCTGGAGCAAGGTCACCATCCCCCGAGTCACCTACACCGATCCGGAAGTGGCCAGTGTGGGCTGGATTGATCCCGGAGAGGGAATTAGCCCAATTGTCCCGGGGCCGGCCCCTCGGTTGATTGAAGTACCCTTAAGCCAAGTCGATCGGGCCCAGACTGATCGGGTGGCCGAAGGGTGCTTGCAAGTGTGGCTAGCCCCCGATCGAGACCAAATTTTGGGGGCCACGCTCATTGCTCCCCACGCGGGCGAAACCATTGGCGAAATTACCTTGGCCATGGCCGCCGGTTGGGGGCTGGGCCGGCTCGCCAAAGTGGTGCATCCCTACCCCACCCAGGCTGAATGCATCAAAAAAGCGGCGGATGCCTATCGCAAAACCCAACTGTCCGATCGCACCCGCCAGTTACTGGCCTGGTTGCATCGTTGGAGCTAGGTCGCCTCTCGATCGCAGACGGCGGGCCCCAAGCAAGCCGCCTGGTTTGGTTGGCTTAGCCACCTGCCTACCCCAGACACCGCTTCTGACCCTTCCCTCTTCTTCCCTCTCCACTGAACGACTGCTATGAAACGACGGGATTTGCTGTATGGCCTAGGCGCTGCCGGTAGCGCGATCGTCCTCAACAATTGCACCTTCGCGCCCAGCACGCCCCAGCGCAGCCGCCGAGCTGCGTTGTTCAAGGTGGCGATGCTGTTGCCTCGGGGCGCAGACAGTGACGATTGGTGCCGAGAAGGGATGACCGGCCTCGGGCGCATTGAGCGGGAATTAAACGCAGAAATTGCCTACACCGATGACATCAATAAGGGGTTACCTGCCAGCTTGCCGCAAGCGCTCGATCGCTACGCCAAAGAAGGTTTCGGCTTCATCATTGGCCACAGCGGAACCTTCCGCGACGATATGGTCAAGGCGGCGGTGCGCTACCCCCGCACCCGTTTTGCCATAGTGGCTAGCGACAGTGGCAACAACCGGAATTTCGGAGCCTTGGGCTATCGCAATGCTGAATTGGGCTATCTATTGGGGGCAACCTTGGCCTTGCAGCCCAAATTGCAACATATTGGCCTCATCACCAGCCTGCCCACCCCGCCCATTAAGCAATTCAACTTAGCCTTTCAAAATGCCCTGCGCCGCTTTGCCCCCGATCGCAAGCTTTCGATCGAATGGGTGGGGAGTTTTGATGATGAACCCAAGGCGATCGCCCTCACCCAAAAGCTGATCGGCGCGGGAATTGATGGGCTGGCCATGAATTGTTGGACGAATAATCCTGCCATTGTTAACGTAGCGGTCGATCGCCAATTGCCCATGGTGGTGTTGGGCCCCGATTCTCGCAAATTGGCCCCCAACTTAATTTTGGCCAGTGGCCTCATCCACGTGCCAGAGCTAATTTTGCATGGGGCCAGACTGGCCCAACGGGGACGTTGGGAAGGTCGCCAATACCTCTTTGGGCTATCAGAACGGGTGCTGGAATTTATTCCCACCACTGGTAACCTGAACCCTGAGAGTCAAAAGGAAATTGCGGATCTCCATGACCAAATTCGTAGCGGCCGCTTGGAGGTTTTAGAGGAGCGTTAAGCCATCAGGGTTTTGGGATTGGATCAAGTACTCTCAATCTCTCGTGGCAATTACCAGCGCACTTAAAACAGGTATTGATTTAGGTATTGGCTTTGGTATTGGCCGTGATTGAATTTGGGGTTTTGGTTGAATTTAGTTCAGTGGGGATCAATCCTCTCGGCAAATTCCTCTTAGACTGCAAGCTGAGCAGCCAGGGAGTTGAGGTATCGCAAGAAACAAGCTGAACAGTAGAAAAATAGATGTACAGCTTGATAGACCGAATCAACCGACCAATGGACGGGTTCATCGATCAACTTATCGATCAACTTATTGATCTCTTGGTTGATCCCTTGATTGAGGTGCAAGCTGATCAGCCAATGGACAAGCTGATGCGTTGGCTGATGTAAGGGTGAATTCATCAATTGGGCTGTGAGTCAATTGGCCAGTTGATTGATGGGTCGATTGACCGATTAATCCATGTGCCGGCTGATGTGCTGGCTGATGTATGGTTGGGCTATGGGTTTAACAGCAACAGTTGCTCGCCAAATGATGCCGACGGTTAAGGTGCAGGGGAAAGTGCTGAACAATCGTCAACCCTCTGCTGCCAGCGAGGCGTTATGGATTAGCCACGAATGAGGCTCAAACAACGGTTTCAGCAATTGGTGAACTATCGCCGCTGGTGGCCCATGTCCCTGGCGCTGCAAATCCGTTTGGGGCTGACTTTGATGGTTTCCCTGGGAACGCTGGCCACTGGGGCCCTGTTGGCCTACAACAGCACTCAGGTGCAACTGAAAACGCTGCATCAGTTGCAGGCGGCCCAATCGCGGGCGGTTGCTGAACGCATGAGCACCTATCTCGAAGATTTCCAGCGCAAATTGGGCTATTTGTCGCGGGTGACGGGGTTGTCGGAGTTGCCGGTGCCGGTGCAGCGATCGCTCCTGGAGGCGTTGATTCGCCACGATTCGGCCTATGAAATGGTGGCGATTTTGGATCGATCGGGACAGCCCGTCACTTTTGTGGCCACAGATCCCCTCTTTCGTCCCCAAAACCAAAACCACACTGTGGCCTTCTCGCGGGCCTACCGCTGGGCCGAAGACTATGTGGGTTGGGTGGAGTCAGAGCAGCTCCACGATCGGCGGGTGCGCTGGATCATGATGAGCGTGCCCATTCGCGATCGCTCGGAGCAAATTTCGGGGGTACTGCTGGCCCGGGTGAATTTAGATTTCCTGGATTCTGTGCTCAGCGAGGCCTGGAGTGAGGAGGCGGGCTATACCTATTTGCTCGATCGGCGCAATGTGGTGCTAACGGTCAGCGATGCTGATCCCACCACCTTCGCTCCCATTAATTTAGAGCTAGAGGGGCAACACCTAGCGGAACATTTGGATCAGGCGATCGCGGGGGAGGTGACCCAATATCAAGGCTTAAAACAGGCGCAGGTGATTGGAACCGTTGCGCCCATCCCCTCCAGCAACTCCAGCGGCTGGCGAGTGGTGACGGAGTTGCCCTTGGCCGATGCCTATGCGCCGCTGCGTGACCTGATTTTACAGATGACCCTTGGGGCGATCGCGGCGGGAGCGGCGGCCGGCTGGCTCAGTTGGCGCTTGGCCCACCGGGCGATCCATCCCTTGCAATTGCTGACCTATGAGGTGATTAAGCTC
The window above is part of the Limnothrix sp. FACHB-406 genome. Proteins encoded here:
- a CDS encoding mercuric reductase, whose amino-acid sequence is MQSIALPQDSFNQQWLAAIAPEDWVNPQPADCYDLVVVGGGPAGLVAAAGAAGLGLGLKVALIERRWLGGDCLNVGCVPSKSLIAAAKAARSPVEPETFAAAMAQLRAVRSRLAVHDSAQRFQGLGVDVFLGEGRFQDPRAIAVGSQTLRFKKAVIATGTRPQVPPIPGLAAAGFVTNETLFNWVQRPDRLAILGGGPIGCELAQAFARLGTHVTLIQRRSRLLPRESAAAAAIVQRALEREGITVLTGQTVTQVDRSPLGCEIQMAQHPAIAVDEILVAAGRSPNVETLNLEAAQVALGPQGIAVNDFLQTSNPRIFAAGDVCQGDRFTHAADAAARLVLQNALFTPFGLGKGRWSKVTIPRVTYTDPEVASVGWIDPGEGISPIVPGPAPRLIEVPLSQVDRAQTDRVAEGCLQVWLAPDRDQILGATLIAPHAGETIGEITLAMAAGWGLGRLAKVVHPYPTQAECIKKAADAYRKTQLSDRTRQLLAWLHRWS
- a CDS encoding BMP family ABC transporter substrate-binding protein gives rise to the protein MKRRDLLYGLGAAGSAIVLNNCTFAPSTPQRSRRAALFKVAMLLPRGADSDDWCREGMTGLGRIERELNAEIAYTDDINKGLPASLPQALDRYAKEGFGFIIGHSGTFRDDMVKAAVRYPRTRFAIVASDSGNNRNFGALGYRNAELGYLLGATLALQPKLQHIGLITSLPTPPIKQFNLAFQNALRRFAPDRKLSIEWVGSFDDEPKAIALTQKLIGAGIDGLAMNCWTNNPAIVNVAVDRQLPMVVLGPDSRKLAPNLILASGLIHVPELILHGARLAQRGRWEGRQYLFGLSERVLEFIPTTGNLNPESQKEIADLHDQIRSGRLEVLEER